A genomic region of Gemmata massiliana contains the following coding sequences:
- a CDS encoding serine/threonine protein kinase codes for MAVEPPVPPQLGNYDIVSKIAEGGMGTVYKAKNRTTGEIVAVKVIAPATAKNPILLQRFEREFLAAKVLDHPNVVKAIDYSGALPHPFLVMEFVDGLSIGQRIEKQGAYPEAEAVRLIAQVCDGLQRAHKQGLVHRDVKPDNILVNKDGVAKLTDMGLVKEVEGDLNLTRTGRGLGTPHFMAPEQFRNAKTVDVRGDIYSLGATLYAMVTGVVPFENASPLDCWMRKIRNEFRAPKDLKPAISDRVDWAIRRAMSAEPSQRPSSCREFLEDLTGQSRSATTAGSPNAQVSAPAVDVWYLVYRDENDKAHTVKGSTDGIRNALRDSLLGDPSGVLVSRTKNGQFSPLSSVPEFRDLVVTPAALAMPATRTPGSDETTDYGASLPTGSSSSASRLRAGGSGPRPSTPVPSTSPSKPSSPLPTQPSSGTYNATTPYSYSGASGAHAAHEPREPRETNKPKPARPRPENREESFNWTPVLLAVVMALSAVIGYLILK; via the coding sequence ATGGCAGTCGAACCGCCCGTCCCGCCTCAACTCGGCAACTACGACATCGTGTCGAAGATCGCCGAGGGCGGGATGGGGACCGTGTACAAGGCCAAGAACCGGACCACGGGTGAGATCGTGGCCGTGAAGGTGATCGCGCCGGCCACCGCCAAGAACCCGATCCTGCTCCAGCGGTTCGAGCGCGAGTTCCTCGCGGCGAAGGTACTGGATCATCCAAATGTGGTCAAAGCGATCGACTACAGCGGGGCGTTGCCGCACCCGTTCCTCGTCATGGAGTTCGTGGACGGTTTGTCGATTGGCCAACGAATCGAGAAGCAGGGAGCGTACCCCGAAGCAGAGGCCGTGCGACTCATTGCCCAGGTGTGCGACGGGCTCCAGCGCGCCCATAAACAGGGCCTCGTCCACCGCGACGTTAAGCCGGACAACATCCTGGTCAACAAGGACGGTGTCGCGAAGCTCACTGACATGGGCCTAGTCAAAGAGGTCGAAGGCGACCTGAACCTCACGCGCACCGGGCGCGGGCTGGGCACCCCGCACTTCATGGCCCCGGAACAGTTCCGCAACGCCAAAACCGTAGACGTGCGGGGTGATATTTACTCCCTCGGTGCCACCCTCTACGCGATGGTCACCGGCGTCGTGCCCTTCGAGAACGCCAGCCCACTCGATTGTTGGATGCGCAAGATCCGCAACGAATTCCGGGCACCGAAAGATCTGAAACCCGCTATCTCGGACCGCGTGGACTGGGCCATTCGCCGAGCAATGAGCGCGGAACCGAGCCAGCGCCCGTCCAGTTGCCGCGAGTTCCTCGAAGACCTGACCGGCCAGAGCCGCTCGGCGACCACGGCTGGGAGCCCAAACGCCCAGGTTTCGGCCCCAGCCGTTGATGTGTGGTACTTGGTCTACCGCGACGAAAACGATAAGGCTCACACCGTCAAAGGCAGCACCGACGGCATCCGTAATGCCCTGCGCGACAGCCTACTCGGTGATCCTTCCGGCGTGCTCGTTAGTCGCACGAAAAACGGGCAGTTCAGCCCACTGTCCAGCGTGCCCGAGTTCCGCGACCTCGTCGTAACACCCGCGGCATTGGCGATGCCCGCGACCCGCACCCCCGGTTCGGACGAAACGACCGACTACGGCGCATCGTTGCCGACCGGATCGAGTTCCTCGGCTTCGCGCCTGCGAGCCGGCGGTTCCGGCCCGCGTCCCAGTACTCCCGTACCTTCGACCTCACCGTCCAAACCGTCGTCTCCCCTACCGACCCAACCGTCGAGTGGAACGTACAACGCAACTACCCCGTACAGTTACTCTGGGGCATCCGGCGCGCATGCGGCACACGAACCGCGAGAGCCGCGAGAAACCAATAAGCCCAAACCGGCGCGTCCGCGCCCTGAGAACCGCGAGGAATCGTTCAACTGGACCCCCGTTCTGCTCGCCGTTGTGATGGCCCTCAGTGCGGTCATCGGCTATCTCATCCTGAAATAA
- a CDS encoding PEP-CTERM sorting domain-containing protein (PEP-CTERM proteins occur, often in large numbers, in the proteomes of bacteria that also encode an exosortase, a predicted intramembrane cysteine proteinase. The presence of a PEP-CTERM domain at a protein's C-terminus predicts cleavage within the sorting domain, followed by covalent anchoring to some some component of the (usually Gram-negative) cell surface. Many PEP-CTERM proteins exhibit an unusual sequence composition that includes large numbers of potential glycosylation sites. Expression of one such protein has been shown restore the ability of a bacterium to form floc, a type of biofilm.), with protein sequence MRRATAWVVVVGVAVLGITGPASAADGFWVSIATGVAGSSTPTGYQDWWFETPHGPPPVAVTGLSGGTIEATTGGGSSFFTGGAVPVVVPTTDGYGYLAGGSKPSDLSNALKRQVAGGQGLASGAPDASATTPPANALLLSAVLGDPDSTGARSLTVAVADPQSNPVAGGVVSVPDGGWWVIGLGPGDKDTTTNPGNGNGNGNGGNPGNGNGGDGGTDGTPGGPIATPEPATGLLLGVGGLAAGGFRLFNRRRTK encoded by the coding sequence ATGCGTCGAGCAACGGCGTGGGTCGTCGTGGTCGGCGTCGCTGTACTCGGGATCACCGGGCCGGCGTCGGCTGCGGACGGGTTTTGGGTGTCTATTGCGACCGGTGTGGCCGGTTCGTCTACACCAACGGGCTACCAGGATTGGTGGTTTGAAACGCCCCACGGCCCCCCTCCGGTTGCGGTTACGGGCCTCAGTGGGGGAACCATCGAAGCCACTACCGGCGGTGGAAGCAGTTTCTTCACGGGCGGCGCGGTTCCCGTGGTAGTGCCCACGACGGACGGGTACGGGTACCTCGCGGGCGGTTCAAAGCCGAGTGACCTGAGTAACGCACTCAAGCGTCAAGTGGCGGGTGGCCAAGGGCTGGCAAGTGGTGCCCCGGACGCGAGTGCGACGACCCCGCCCGCGAACGCACTGCTGCTCTCCGCGGTACTGGGTGACCCGGATTCGACCGGTGCCCGCTCGCTGACGGTAGCGGTTGCCGACCCGCAATCGAACCCGGTCGCCGGTGGGGTCGTGAGCGTGCCGGACGGCGGGTGGTGGGTGATCGGTCTCGGGCCTGGGGACAAGGACACGACCACAAACCCGGGTAATGGAAACGGAAACGGAAACGGCGGCAACCCGGGTAACGGGAACGGTGGAGACGGTGGAACGGATGGTACCCCCGGGGGACCGATCGCGACGCCGGAGCCGGCAACCGGGTTGCTCCTGGGCGTGGGCGGGTTGGCCGCGGGCGGGTTCCGGCTCTTCAACCGCCGCCGCACGAAGTAG
- a CDS encoding peroxiredoxin — translation MPVQVQKEAPDFTAKAVINGQITPDDAPYKLSSNRGKYVVLFFYPLDFTFVCPTEIIAFSDRIAEFEKRNCQVVGVSVDSQYSHLAWIETPRAKGGLGELKYPLVADLTKKISADYGVLLDAGISLRGLFVIDQKGIVRAITVHDLPLGRSVDEALRVLDALQHFEKHGEVCPADWKPGAATIDTKNAGAYFEKAAKK, via the coding sequence ATGCCGGTTCAAGTACAAAAGGAAGCCCCGGATTTTACCGCGAAAGCCGTCATTAACGGCCAGATCACCCCCGACGACGCGCCCTACAAGCTGTCGAGCAACCGCGGGAAGTATGTCGTCCTGTTCTTCTACCCGCTCGACTTCACCTTCGTGTGCCCCACGGAGATCATCGCGTTCAGCGACCGCATCGCCGAGTTCGAGAAGCGCAACTGCCAGGTCGTCGGCGTGTCGGTGGACAGCCAGTACTCGCACCTCGCCTGGATCGAAACCCCGCGCGCCAAGGGCGGGCTGGGCGAACTGAAGTACCCGCTCGTCGCCGACCTGACCAAGAAGATCAGTGCCGACTACGGCGTCCTCCTGGACGCGGGGATCTCGCTCCGCGGGCTGTTCGTGATCGACCAGAAGGGTATCGTGCGCGCGATCACCGTTCACGACCTGCCGCTGGGCCGCAGCGTGGACGAGGCCCTTCGCGTGCTGGACGCGCTCCAACACTTCGAGAAGCACGGCGAAGTGTGTCCGGCCGACTGGAAACCGGGCGCCGCGACCATTGACACGAAGAACGCGGGCGCGTACTTCGAGAAGGCGGCGAAGAAGTAA
- the bamA gene encoding outer membrane protein assembly factor BamA: MPACRRYRSWLVTAVFALAMFAGARGWLRAADNPQGKQIAEIQTAGNRIHTTAQILNVMHSRAGKAYDQALIQEDVRRLQNTRWFTPDGIRVLTTNEQDGRITVTIFVNELSSTVQEIVYRGAEHISPSDLRTLTGLRKGDPMNPLANELGRAAILRRYQDDGRYFATVDLVEGSKPTDSRVLYNIVEGPVVKVSHIDFVGNSGATSGRLQTQLVTKKAFGGLIGGKFNPMSLELDRKALTEYYQALGYLAVQIKPEVQRSPDMSHVTIVYHIIEGAQYHVSDKFITGNTSYPTEKLTAVTELQIGERYDRRVAQRDLTRLRDYYGYRGVMAGIEEQWTEVQPGLVQVNYNVLNDRGAQDRVGRIKVDGNTVTRDDVILNQLDLRPGQILQYPKIEDAKMRLARLGIFDAEEPPEVQVIPNEFDSEYKDILVKVRETRTGNIVFGGSVNSDAGLTGNIAINERNFDLFRFPTSWDDIRYGRAFRGGGQELRIEAAPGTSFQRYSVTFREPYLMNTPFGLTTSAYYYNRAYAEYNEDRFGGRITLDRRLDQIWSASASTRIEGVNVKDVPYYAPYAISKDAGSHFLLGLRAGINRDTRDSYIYPTKGNVFDAGFEQVLGDYTFPIGTAEFTQFFSSRYLAREDGSGRHVLGFRTQVAVAGTNAPVFERFYAGGIRSFRGFSFRGVGPFENNLAVGGTFSLLNTIEYQIPVLPSDKMFVVAFVDHGTVERNFEIRDYRVSVGAGIRLSVPALGPLPLAFDIAFPLRQGPNDHRQVFNFSMGLFGSK; encoded by the coding sequence ATGCCCGCCTGCCGTCGATACCGTTCGTGGCTCGTTACCGCCGTGTTTGCACTCGCGATGTTCGCGGGCGCACGGGGGTGGCTGCGCGCGGCCGACAATCCACAAGGGAAACAAATTGCGGAAATCCAAACGGCCGGTAACCGCATCCACACGACCGCACAGATCCTCAACGTCATGCACTCGCGGGCCGGCAAAGCCTACGACCAGGCCCTGATCCAAGAGGACGTGCGCCGGCTCCAGAACACGCGATGGTTCACGCCGGACGGCATCCGCGTGCTGACTACGAACGAGCAAGACGGGCGCATCACGGTGACGATTTTCGTCAACGAACTGTCGAGCACGGTGCAGGAGATCGTGTACCGCGGCGCGGAGCACATCAGCCCCAGCGACTTGCGCACCCTGACCGGGTTGCGCAAGGGCGACCCGATGAACCCGCTGGCCAACGAACTCGGGCGCGCGGCCATCCTGCGACGGTACCAGGACGACGGGCGGTACTTCGCGACCGTGGATTTGGTGGAGGGGAGCAAACCGACCGATTCCCGCGTGCTCTACAACATCGTCGAGGGACCGGTCGTGAAGGTCTCGCACATCGACTTCGTGGGTAACTCGGGCGCTACGTCCGGCCGGCTCCAAACGCAACTGGTGACCAAAAAGGCGTTCGGCGGGCTGATCGGCGGCAAGTTCAACCCGATGTCGCTGGAGCTCGACCGCAAGGCGCTGACCGAGTACTACCAGGCCCTCGGCTACCTCGCGGTCCAGATCAAACCGGAGGTCCAGCGTTCGCCCGACATGAGTCACGTGACCATCGTGTACCACATCATCGAGGGCGCTCAGTACCACGTGTCCGACAAGTTCATTACCGGGAACACCTCGTACCCGACAGAGAAGCTCACGGCCGTGACCGAACTGCAAATCGGTGAGCGCTACGACCGCCGCGTGGCCCAGCGCGACCTGACCCGGCTCCGTGACTACTACGGTTACCGCGGCGTCATGGCCGGAATCGAGGAACAGTGGACCGAGGTGCAACCGGGACTGGTGCAGGTGAATTACAACGTCCTCAATGACCGGGGCGCGCAGGACCGCGTGGGGCGAATCAAGGTCGACGGCAACACGGTCACCCGCGACGACGTCATCTTGAATCAGCTCGACCTGCGCCCGGGTCAGATCCTCCAGTACCCGAAGATCGAGGACGCGAAGATGCGGCTCGCCCGCCTGGGCATCTTCGACGCGGAGGAGCCACCCGAAGTCCAGGTGATTCCGAACGAGTTCGATTCCGAGTACAAGGACATTCTCGTCAAGGTGCGCGAAACCCGCACGGGCAACATCGTGTTCGGCGGGAGCGTGAACTCGGACGCGGGGCTCACGGGTAACATCGCGATCAACGAACGGAACTTCGACCTGTTCCGGTTCCCGACGAGCTGGGACGACATCCGCTACGGGCGCGCGTTCCGCGGCGGCGGCCAGGAATTGCGCATCGAGGCCGCCCCGGGCACCTCGTTTCAGCGCTACTCGGTCACGTTCCGCGAGCCATACCTGATGAACACGCCGTTCGGCCTGACCACCTCGGCGTACTACTACAACCGGGCCTACGCGGAGTACAACGAGGACCGCTTCGGCGGGCGCATCACACTGGACCGGCGCCTCGACCAGATCTGGAGCGCCTCCGCGAGCACGCGCATCGAAGGCGTGAACGTGAAGGACGTCCCGTACTATGCCCCATACGCGATCAGCAAGGACGCCGGCAGTCACTTCCTCCTCGGGCTGCGGGCCGGGATCAACCGCGACACGCGCGACTCGTACATCTACCCGACGAAGGGTAACGTGTTCGACGCCGGGTTCGAGCAGGTGCTCGGCGATTACACGTTCCCGATCGGTACGGCCGAGTTCACGCAGTTCTTTTCGTCGCGGTACCTGGCCCGCGAGGACGGCAGCGGCCGGCACGTGCTCGGGTTCCGCACCCAGGTCGCGGTGGCCGGCACGAACGCCCCGGTGTTCGAGCGGTTCTACGCCGGTGGTATCCGGAGCTTCCGCGGGTTCAGCTTCCGCGGAGTCGGGCCGTTCGAGAACAACTTGGCAGTCGGCGGTACGTTCTCGTTGCTCAACACGATCGAGTACCAGATCCCGGTACTGCCGAGCGACAAGATGTTCGTGGTCGCGTTCGTGGACCACGGGACCGTGGAACGGAACTTCGAGATCCGGGACTATCGCGTGTCGGTGGGTGCGGGCATCCGGCTGTCGGTCCCGGCGCTCGGGCCGCTGCCCTTGGCGTTTGACATCGCGTTCCCACTGCGCCAAGGGCCGAACGACCACCGCCAGGTGTTCAACTTCTCGATGGGTCTGTTCGGCAGCAAGTAA
- a CDS encoding RNA polymerase sigma factor: MGPDQLAALVDRYAAALVLYARQWCACPEDVVQTAFLKLVRIGTPPDNLLPWLYRVVRNGAIDASRAARRRTRYESAAADSAPKWFSPSYDPTGLDAQAASASLAHLPAETREIIVAHLWGGLTFEQIAEAVGSSAATCYRRYAAGLEVLRQKLGAERPAHAK; encoded by the coding sequence ATGGGACCGGACCAACTAGCGGCACTGGTTGATCGCTATGCGGCGGCGCTTGTGCTGTACGCCCGACAGTGGTGCGCCTGCCCCGAGGACGTGGTGCAGACCGCGTTCCTGAAGTTAGTCCGCATCGGCACCCCGCCGGATAACCTTCTGCCGTGGCTGTATCGGGTGGTCCGGAACGGGGCCATCGACGCGAGTCGGGCCGCCCGCCGGCGCACCCGGTACGAGTCGGCTGCAGCCGACAGCGCGCCCAAGTGGTTCTCGCCCTCTTACGACCCGACCGGACTGGACGCCCAAGCCGCGTCCGCGTCCCTGGCCCACTTGCCGGCCGAAACGCGCGAAATTATTGTCGCGCACCTGTGGGGCGGGCTGACGTTCGAACAGATCGCCGAGGCCGTGGGCAGCTCCGCCGCCACCTGTTACCGGCGGTACGCTGCGGGCCTCGAAGTCCTCCGCCAAAAACTCGGGGCCGAGCGCCCCGCTCACGCAAAATGA
- a CDS encoding alpha/beta hydrolase, producing MRYSLLLVALAGLIAVTISPRNSVSAADDYTYGPDSASQSDVPKGNVTQHRWKTSKVFEGTERDYWVYVPSQYDGRTSACVMVFQDGGSYVGEKGQFRAPVVFDNLIHKKEMPITVGIFINPGKFPTPGKEEKDWRQNRSFEYDTVSNQYAQFLEKEILPEIGKTIKLRTDADGRAICGISSGGICAFTAAWERPDLFSKVLSHVGSFTNIRGGDVYPGLIRKTERKPIRVFLQDGAGDLDNLHGHWPLANLSMAASLKYMDYDYKLVYGDGGHNGKHGGVLLPDALRWLWRDTPPAK from the coding sequence ATGCGCTATTCGCTGCTGCTTGTTGCTCTCGCCGGACTGATCGCCGTCACGATATCGCCCCGGAACTCGGTGTCGGCCGCCGACGATTACACCTACGGCCCCGACTCGGCATCTCAAAGCGACGTTCCGAAGGGAAACGTCACGCAACACCGTTGGAAGACGAGCAAAGTTTTCGAGGGCACCGAACGCGACTACTGGGTGTACGTGCCGAGTCAGTACGACGGCCGTACCTCGGCCTGCGTCATGGTGTTCCAGGACGGCGGGAGTTACGTGGGGGAGAAGGGCCAGTTCCGCGCGCCGGTCGTGTTCGACAACCTGATTCATAAAAAAGAGATGCCCATCACCGTGGGCATCTTCATCAACCCGGGCAAGTTTCCCACTCCGGGCAAGGAGGAGAAGGACTGGCGCCAGAACCGGAGTTTCGAGTACGACACTGTTTCTAATCAGTATGCCCAGTTCCTGGAAAAGGAGATACTCCCGGAAATTGGGAAAACAATTAAATTGAGGACGGACGCTGACGGTCGGGCGATCTGTGGCATTAGTTCCGGCGGCATCTGCGCGTTTACGGCCGCGTGGGAGCGCCCGGACCTGTTCTCGAAGGTGCTCTCGCACGTCGGCAGTTTCACCAACATTCGCGGCGGCGACGTGTACCCCGGGCTGATCCGGAAGACGGAGCGGAAGCCGATCCGCGTGTTCCTCCAGGACGGCGCGGGCGACCTCGACAACCTGCACGGGCACTGGCCACTCGCGAACCTGTCGATGGCCGCGTCCCTGAAGTACATGGACTACGACTACAAGCTCGTGTACGGCGACGGCGGACACAACGGGAAGCACGGCGGCGTACTCCTTCCGGACGCGCTGCGGTGGTTGTGGCGCGACACCCCACCAGCAAAGTGA
- a CDS encoding PAS domain-containing hybrid sensor histidine kinase/response regulator, protein MITASPIEALLREALDRLAQQEQRTAALEAAVFGTVPPSVPPAPLSSALAQTVRITETPTVSHWPAPRKVELLPASTPAPGATVSPAAVMAALDDAFWSVAPDGQSVLFAGGAVERLYGLTAHELQTQRGRWIDAVPADDRERLRLAFSLLPEAGSFSLEHRIAHSSGRIRWAVTSGKLIRDSEGRPLRVDGSTTDITRKARARDAVLTVLDGVGAVTAGDFLVKLARYLCIACAVRAVVVVEPHAPGEARTVVAWIGGRAGAPFTFDTSAGLVRDLVAGGSAFVPSGARARYLNDPLLLKLRAEAFAAEPLIDAAGCLLGFVAVADDRPFDADTDAPTVLRALVPRAAVELARAIEAPTVSELQTRLTAAEERAVATENALRATANLADAGRLAAGIAHDFHNMLGVIIGNADLIREGLPSGDSRAEFAETIAQTAQTIAIVSRQLVALSKPGGPNFAPLDVAAALHSLAPMLRRLTERKIVLELDVAPNLPLARADATDFDRVVLNLVLNARDASRPGSTITVRAATARAEPGHRGWPAETAPNEYIAITVSDQGSGMTPEVRARMFDLFFTTKGDRGNGLGLATVSAAVRAASGHIEVESEPGWGTTIRIYWPQVPEPNPSRFSPPAEC, encoded by the coding sequence ATGATTACGGCTTCCCCGATCGAAGCACTGCTCCGCGAAGCGCTCGACCGGCTCGCCCAACAGGAGCAGCGGACGGCCGCACTCGAAGCAGCGGTGTTCGGCACCGTTCCCCCCAGTGTCCCACCCGCACCTCTCTCCAGCGCGCTCGCACAAACGGTCCGGATCACGGAAACACCCACCGTTTCGCACTGGCCCGCCCCGCGCAAGGTGGAGCTGCTCCCCGCGAGTACCCCCGCACCGGGCGCCACCGTTTCGCCCGCCGCGGTGATGGCCGCGCTCGACGATGCCTTTTGGTCCGTGGCACCGGACGGGCAGTCGGTGCTCTTCGCGGGCGGCGCCGTTGAGCGGCTGTACGGCCTAACCGCACACGAACTGCAAACTCAGCGCGGGCGGTGGATCGATGCAGTTCCGGCCGACGACCGCGAACGACTGCGCCTCGCGTTCTCGCTACTGCCGGAAGCCGGCAGCTTCTCACTTGAGCACCGTATCGCGCACTCAAGCGGACGAATACGGTGGGCCGTCACGTCCGGGAAACTGATACGTGACTCCGAAGGGCGCCCGCTCCGCGTGGACGGCTCCACCACCGACATCACCCGCAAGGCTCGCGCACGCGACGCCGTTCTCACGGTCCTTGACGGCGTCGGGGCCGTGACCGCGGGCGACTTCCTCGTGAAGCTCGCCCGGTATTTGTGCATCGCGTGCGCGGTGCGCGCGGTAGTCGTTGTCGAGCCGCATGCGCCGGGGGAAGCCCGGACCGTGGTCGCGTGGATCGGCGGCCGCGCGGGAGCACCATTCACCTTCGACACGAGCGCGGGGCTGGTACGCGATCTCGTGGCGGGTGGGTCCGCGTTCGTGCCCTCGGGCGCCCGCGCGCGATATCTGAACGACCCGCTCTTGCTCAAACTCCGAGCCGAAGCGTTCGCCGCCGAACCTCTCATCGACGCGGCCGGGTGCTTGCTCGGCTTCGTGGCCGTGGCTGACGACCGCCCTTTTGATGCCGACACCGACGCCCCCACCGTGCTCCGTGCTCTCGTGCCACGGGCCGCGGTCGAGTTGGCGCGTGCAATTGAAGCACCTACGGTGAGCGAGCTTCAAACACGCCTCACGGCGGCCGAAGAACGCGCTGTGGCCACCGAAAACGCTCTGCGTGCTACCGCGAACCTCGCCGACGCGGGCCGACTGGCGGCCGGTATCGCGCACGACTTCCACAACATGCTCGGCGTCATCATCGGCAACGCGGACCTGATCCGCGAGGGGCTTCCCAGTGGGGATTCGCGGGCGGAGTTCGCCGAGACGATCGCTCAGACCGCACAAACCATTGCCATCGTGAGCCGGCAGTTGGTCGCACTCAGCAAGCCCGGCGGACCGAACTTCGCCCCGCTCGATGTGGCCGCGGCCCTGCACTCGCTCGCACCGATGCTCCGCCGCCTGACCGAGCGAAAAATCGTGCTCGAACTCGACGTCGCGCCGAACCTCCCGCTCGCTCGCGCCGACGCGACCGACTTCGACCGCGTGGTGCTCAACCTTGTGCTGAACGCCCGCGACGCGAGTCGGCCCGGGAGCACTATCACGGTGCGGGCCGCGACCGCGCGGGCCGAACCGGGGCACCGGGGCTGGCCCGCCGAAACCGCGCCGAACGAGTACATCGCGATCACGGTCTCGGACCAGGGGAGCGGGATGACGCCCGAGGTCCGCGCCCGGATGTTCGACCTGTTCTTCACCACGAAGGGCGACCGCGGGAACGGTCTGGGGCTCGCCACAGTGAGCGCCGCGGTCCGCGCCGCGAGCGGCCACATCGAAGTGGAATCGGAACCCGGTTGGGGAACAACGATCCGCATCTACTGGCCCCAAGTGCCCGAACCGAACCCGTCCCGCTTCTCGCCGCCCGCCGAATGTTAG
- a CDS encoding LL-diaminopimelate aminotransferase — translation MSASAPTASDPWFQSLFADRIGGANYGKGTDIYKFEKIKRAKRKALADHPERKLLDFGIGENDDMADVTVRDALTREANKVENRGYADNGIQNYKDAAAEFMQRQFGVALDPVTEVCHCIGSKPAYAMLPAVFINPGDVTLMTVPGYPVAGTWTRYLGGEVVRLPLLEKNGFFPDLDGIPDDVKKRAKLLVINYPNSPTGAVATRDFYKRVIEFAHKNQTVIVQDAAHILLSYKSEPLSFLQVEGAKEVGVEVHSMSKGFNMIGWRLGFVCGHPKIVQAYADVKDNSDSGQFMAVQHAAAQALRTPEIPVQIRAKYKRRLEKLVAALKQVGFKCEMPGGTYFLYASAPKAAGDLAFANAEAASQYLIHDQSVCCVPWDDAGAYLRFSVTYIANSEAEEDALMAETVARLKGMNLKF, via the coding sequence ATGTCTGCTTCCGCACCGACCGCTTCCGATCCGTGGTTCCAGTCGCTGTTCGCCGACCGCATCGGTGGGGCCAACTACGGCAAGGGAACCGACATCTACAAGTTCGAGAAGATCAAGCGCGCCAAGCGGAAGGCTCTCGCCGATCACCCCGAGCGCAAACTGCTCGACTTCGGTATCGGCGAGAACGACGACATGGCCGATGTGACCGTGCGCGACGCCCTCACGCGAGAGGCCAACAAGGTCGAGAACCGCGGGTACGCGGACAACGGCATCCAGAACTACAAGGACGCCGCCGCGGAGTTCATGCAGCGGCAGTTCGGGGTTGCGCTCGATCCGGTAACTGAGGTGTGCCACTGCATCGGCAGCAAGCCGGCTTACGCGATGCTCCCCGCGGTGTTCATCAACCCCGGAGATGTGACGCTCATGACCGTGCCCGGCTACCCGGTCGCCGGTACCTGGACGCGGTACCTCGGCGGCGAAGTGGTGCGGTTGCCGCTGCTGGAAAAGAACGGGTTCTTCCCGGACCTCGACGGCATCCCCGATGACGTGAAGAAGCGGGCGAAGCTCCTCGTCATCAACTACCCGAACTCGCCGACCGGTGCGGTCGCGACGCGCGACTTCTACAAGCGCGTCATCGAGTTCGCTCACAAGAACCAGACCGTGATTGTGCAGGACGCGGCGCACATCCTGCTGAGCTACAAGTCCGAGCCGCTCAGCTTCCTGCAAGTGGAAGGGGCGAAGGAAGTCGGCGTCGAGGTCCACTCGATGTCGAAGGGGTTCAACATGATCGGCTGGCGCCTCGGCTTCGTGTGCGGGCACCCGAAAATCGTGCAGGCCTACGCCGACGTGAAGGACAACAGCGACAGCGGGCAGTTCATGGCGGTTCAGCACGCGGCGGCGCAGGCGCTGCGCACGCCCGAGATCCCGGTCCAGATCCGGGCGAAGTACAAGCGCCGGCTCGAAAAGCTGGTCGCGGCGCTGAAGCAGGTGGGGTTCAAGTGCGAGATGCCAGGGGGCACGTACTTCCTCTATGCGAGCGCGCCGAAGGCGGCCGGCGACCTCGCGTTCGCCAACGCCGAGGCCGCGTCGCAGTACCTGATCCACGACCAGAGCGTGTGCTGCGTGCCGTGGGACGACGCGGGCGCGTACCTGCGGTTCTCGGTGACGTACATCGCGAACAGTGAGGCCGAAGAGGACGCGCTAATGGCAGAAACCGTCGCGCGTCTCAAGGGCATGAACCTGAAGTTCTGA